TTTCGGTAGGCTCCAGGTAGCGTGTGCGCTTGTCGGGGCCGGGAACCGGCCGCAGGAAGCGATAGGCCAGCATTTCCTGCATGAAGGCTGCGGCCGTGTTGCGGCTGGCGATGTCGTTCCTGACCGCAAAATCGATGAAGCGGCCGGAATAGAGGCCGCCGCTCTTCCCGTCGTCGGAATAGCCGTAATGAAGCGCGAAGCCGGCATGGGCCATCAGCCAGCGCTGCTGCGCGGCGAAGATGGAGGCGATGCGCGGGCTCTCGCGATAGATGGCGAGCATCTGATCGGCGCAATGCAGGATGGCAGCGAGAAAGCGATCGTCTGCTGCAAGGTTGTCCGCGGTAAAAGCCATTTGGAGAGGTCCAGGGAGTTCGGCGCATACATCTTTCATGCGAGCGCCGCCTGTCAACGGTTTTATCGATAAGCGGTTAATTTCAAAGGGAGAGTTGTCGCAGCAGAGCCCAAAATTTAAGAAGGCAGGAGCTGGGGGCGCTCCTGCCTTCTTGCTCTTTGCTTCCTCCGGCACGCAGGGCCGAAGCCCAAGCCGGAGGGTATTTGCAAAGGCACCCTTGCGAAGCGGCGCCGGGGGTAGGGATGGTGCTTCGCTCGGGGATCGCTTTGTTGAGATCGAACCTATTGCGGTGCGGCGGCGTATTCAAATTACAAAAAAATAATAATTGCCGGAATCGGCGGTTTGGGAGGCGCCTAGGCGGCTTCTCGGGAGGTGGCGCGAGGGATGATGAGGCGCAATCACCTGATGGAATAACCATTTGTTTCAAAAAGATTTTTTCTCAACTGTGTTGGAGGTCCACGCTCTCGCGGAAGCTTTTCTGACGGCGGAATTCCTGCTCCGAAGAGACAATAATGTCGCACCCTGTCGCAGGGGGCGATAACGCGTTGTTGATTGGATAACCGGAGCCGCCGATGACGGCCGCATAGCCTGTGAATAGCGGGTTTTCATGACAAGTTTCGTGGCATGGAGCGGAAAAGCAGCTTATATGGGAGCTGGCCAAGAGGTATAAATGCGCTTTTCCAACACCTTTCTCGATGATATTCGCGACCGCGTTCCGATTTCGAACGTGATTGCGCGCCGCGTGAGCTGGGACAAGCGCAAGACCAACGTGTCCCGCGGCGACTACTGGGCCTGCTGCCCGTTCCACGGCGAGAAATCGCCGAGCTTCCATTGCGAGGACCGAAAGGGCCGCTATCACTGCTTCGGCTGTGGGGTGACAGGAGACCATTTCCGTTTCCTGACAGAACTTGAAGGTCTGAGTTTTCCCGAGGCGGTACAGCAGATCGCCGATATGGCCGGCGTGCCGATGCCGCTTGCCGACCCTGTGATGGAGAAGCGCGAGAAGGAGCGCGGCTCGCTGATCGACGTCATGGAAATGGCGACACAATTTTTTCAGGATCAGCTGCAGACGGCGAATGGGGCGAGGGCGCGCGCCTATCTGCGCGACCGCGGATTGACGGGGCGCACCATCGAGACCTTCCGTCTCGGCTATGCGCCCGACAGCCGCAATGCGCTCAAGGAATTCCTCGCTGGCAAGGGCGTACTCAAGGAGCAGATCGAGGCCTGCGGTCTGGTCGTCCATGAAAACGTGCCGGTTTCCTACGATCGTTTCCGCGACCGCATCATGTTCCCGATCCTGTCGTCGCGGGAAAAGGTGATCGCTTTCGGCGGACGCGCCATGTCGGCCGACGCGCCGGCGAAATATCTGAACTCCAACGAGACTGAACTCTTCCACAAGGGCAATGTTCTTTACAATTTTGCCCGTGCGCGGCGGGCGATCCAGGGACCTGGCCGCGGTGATTCTCAGGACGACAATGCGACCGGCACCATTATTGCCGTCGAAGGCTATATGGACGTGATCGCGCTGCATCAGGCGGGCATCGAGAATGCCGTTGCGCCGCTCGGCACGGCGCTCACCGAAAACCAGCTCGAGCTGCTCTGGAAAATGGTGCCGCAGCCGGTGCTCTGCTTCGACGGCGACGGTGCCGGCATCCGCGCGGCCAATCGCGCCGCCGAACTGGCGCTGCCGCATCTGAAGCCCGGCCGTTCCGTTCGCTTCGCGCTTCTGCCCGACGGCAAGGATCCCGACGATCTCGTGCGCGATGACGGGCGCACGCCTTTCGACAAGGTGATGAGCCAGGCAAAGCCGCTCTCCGAGATGCTTTGGAGCCGGGAGGTCAACACCGGCAAGTTCGACACGCCTGAGGCGCGCGCCGAGCTCGAGGCGCGGCTGAAGCAACTGGTCGCCGTCATCGCCGACGAAAACGTCCGCCGTCACTACCAGCAGGATATTCGCGATCGGCTGAACGCCTTCTTCCAGCCGCAGTTCCAGAACCGCAACAATGGCGATCGCCGCGGCGGCTTCAACGGCAATGGCAATTACCGGACGGGCCGCGACAATGCCGGCAAGGCCGGGCCGAAAAGCCCCAGCGTCATTTCAGAAAGGCTCGCCCGCTCGGGTCCCGTGCGCGGCCACCAGAACAATACGGCGCTGCGCGAATGCGTGCTGGCGCTGACCGTCGTCAATCACCCCTCGCTGATGATCGACGATTATGACGAGATTGCCGCGATCGAATATGACAGCCGCGAGCTGCAGCGGCTCTGGTCGGCGATGCTGGGAGCAGCGGCTTCCGTCGCCGCCCCGCATCTGACGCGCGAATATCTGACCGAAAGGCTGGAATTCGAAGGCTTCGGCCC
The nucleotide sequence above comes from Rhizobium indicum. Encoded proteins:
- the dnaG gene encoding DNA primase, translated to MRFSNTFLDDIRDRVPISNVIARRVSWDKRKTNVSRGDYWACCPFHGEKSPSFHCEDRKGRYHCFGCGVTGDHFRFLTELEGLSFPEAVQQIADMAGVPMPLADPVMEKREKERGSLIDVMEMATQFFQDQLQTANGARARAYLRDRGLTGRTIETFRLGYAPDSRNALKEFLAGKGVLKEQIEACGLVVHENVPVSYDRFRDRIMFPILSSREKVIAFGGRAMSADAPAKYLNSNETELFHKGNVLYNFARARRAIQGPGRGDSQDDNATGTIIAVEGYMDVIALHQAGIENAVAPLGTALTENQLELLWKMVPQPVLCFDGDGAGIRAANRAAELALPHLKPGRSVRFALLPDGKDPDDLVRDDGRTPFDKVMSQAKPLSEMLWSREVNTGKFDTPEARAELEARLKQLVAVIADENVRRHYQQDIRDRLNAFFQPQFQNRNNGDRRGGFNGNGNYRTGRDNAGKAGPKSPSVISERLARSGPVRGHQNNTALRECVLALTVVNHPSLMIDDYDEIAAIEYDSRELQRLWSAMLGAAASVAAPHLTREYLTERLEFEGFGPLIKSLDQQVRNARLWIATEQAAMEDAREGYRQALASHKRAKALRRQKIELEREIALATEAGDGEAIVQLMRAQQEVHFEGVRLENQEAIIDGFGVLSGRVKGAANH